A single region of the Oreochromis niloticus isolate F11D_XX linkage group LG19, O_niloticus_UMD_NMBU, whole genome shotgun sequence genome encodes:
- the pomt2 gene encoding protein O-mannosyl-transferase 2 isoform X1: MAKAECTPKWNTLALRNRKTCPTPEKSFQTTFTPVSKDKNSQTAGLLAGGDTQSSNGPSGQFVARGSIESPSKVLLMLVAGLSFSTRLYKLTEPPHVCWDETHFGKMGSYYINRTFFFDVHPPLGKMLIGLAGYMSGYNGTFPFIKPGDKYENQNYWGMRGFCAVLGSFLPIFAYLIVLELSNSCTAAIIAATLLIFDTGCITISQYILLDPILMFFIMAAVLSMVKFNQQRYRSFTASWWFWLVLTGINLAGALGVKFVGLFVIVLVGLNTIGDLWRLLGDMSLSLVDIAKHFLARAFALILLPLILYVTIFAVHFVVLNKSGPGDGFFSSAFQSRLIGNNLHNASMPEYLAFGSTVTIKNLRIAGGYLHSHWHLYPEGVGARQQQVTAYLHKDYNNLWVVHRQQDNNSQSGNPDLVRHGDIVRLEHKETTRNLHSHLHEAPLTKKHFQVTGYGINGTGDANDLWQMEVCGGRKGDPVKVLRSKVRFLHRATGCVLYSSGKTLPKWGWEQIEVTCSPYLKETPSSQWNIEDHINPKLPNISLSVLKPNFLEILLESHIVMFRGNSGLKPKDNEMNSKPWHWPINYQGLRFSGVNATEYRVYLLGNPVVWWINLASLGLYFTMVAVASIATQRGFSLGQQRIEHSLVLVRGGGLLMLGWLLHYAPFFTMGRILYFHHYFPAMLFSSMLTGLTLDILFRSADLLLHPPYSYWFQRTGQLLLLFSILYSFYLFHPLSYGMTGPLAHEPGSAMAGLKWMDSWEF; encoded by the exons ATGGCAAAAGCAGAATGCACTCCAAAGTGGAACACCTTAGCACTACGGAACAGGAAAACATGTCCCACACCAGAAAAGAGCTTTCAGACCACATTCACTCCTGTGTCCAAGGACAAGAACAGTCAAACTGCTGGACTCTTAGCAGGAGGTGACACCCAGTCCTCAAACGGACCATCTGGTCAGTTTGTGGCTAGAGGAAGCATTGAATCTCCAAGCAAAGTGCTGCTGATGCTTGTGGCAGGGCTGTCTTTTTCTACACGCCTCTATAAGTTAACTGAGCCCCCTCATGTGTG CTGGGATGAGACTCACTTTGGAAAAATGGGGAGCTACTACATCAACAGGACCTTCTTCTTTGATGTCCACCCTCCTCTTGGGAAG ATGCTGATAGGGCTGGCTGGTTACATGAGTGGCTATAATGGCACCTTTCCTTTCATAAAGCCGGGAGATAAATATGAAAACCAAAACTACTGGGGGATGAGAGGG TTTTGCGCCGTGCTGGGCTCCTTCCTCCCCATCTTTGCCTACCTTATAGTGTTGGAGCTGTCTAACTCCTGCACCGCTGCTATCATCGCTGCTACCTTGCTCATATTTG ACACTGGCTGCATCACCATCTCCCAGTACATCCTGTTAGACCCTATACTCATGTTTTTCATCATGGCAGCAGTGCTGAGTATGGTGAAATTCAACCAGCAGAGATATAG GTCCTTCACTGCCTCCTGGTGGTTTTGGCTGGTACTTACTGGTATAAACCTTGCTGGGGCTTTGGGGGTAAAGTTTGTGGGTCTGTTTGTCATCGTCCTGGTGGGACTGAACACAATCGGGGACCTATGGAGACTTCTGGGAGATATGAGCCTCTCGCTG GTCGACATTGCAAAGCACTTCCTTGCTCGGGCTTTTGCACTCATCCTGCTTCCCCTCATCCTCTATGTTACAATATTTGCTGTCCACTTTGTTGTGCTGAACAAAAG TGGACCAGGAGATGGTTTCTTCAGTTCAGCCTTTCAGTCTCGTCTAATTGGGAACAACCTACACAATGCATCTATGCCTGAGT ATCTGGCATTTGGCTCTACCGTTACAATAAAAAACCTCCGTATTGCTGGAGGTTATTTGCACTCTCATTGGCACTTATACCCAGAAGGAGTTGGCGCAAGGCAGCAGCAG GTGACAGCCTACCTCCATAAGGACTACAACAACTTGTGGGTGGTTCACAGACAACAAGATAATAATT ctcaaTCTGGCAACCCTGATCTTGTTCGCCATGGTGATATCGTTCGACTGGAGCATAAAGA gACAACACGTAACCTTCACAGTCACCTCCATGAGGCGCCTCTGACCAAGAAGCACTTCCAGGTTACAGGTTATGGCATT AATGGCACAGGGGACGCCAATGACCTGTGGCAGATGGAGGTGTGTGGAGGTCGGAAGGGTGACCCAGTAAAGGTGCTGCGCAGCAAAGTTCGCTTTCTACATCGAGCTACCGGCTGTGTGCTTTACTCCTCTGGCAAAACTCTTCCAAAGTG GGGCTGGGAACAAATAGAGGTGACCTGTAGTCCCTACTTGAAGGAGACCCCAAGCTCTCAGTGGAACATTGAGGACCATATTAATCCAAAAT TACCCAACATtagtctgtctgtgctgaagcCTAATTTTCTGGAAATCTTACTGGAGTCCCATATTGTTATGTTTAGA GGAAATAGTGGCTTAAAACCCAAAGACAATGAGATGAATTCAAAACCTTGGCACTGGCCCATCAACTACCAG GGCTTGAGGTTTTCAGGAGTAAATGCGACAGAGTACCGCGTTTACCTGCTGGGGAACCCT GTGGTGTGGTGGATAAATCTGGCCAGTTTGGGGTTGTATTTCACCATGGTGGCGGTGGCTTCCATAGCCACCCAAAGAGGTTTTTCACTGGGCCAACAAAGAATAG AGCATTCTCTTGTGCTTGTGAGAGGAGGTGGACTGCTGATGCTTGGTTGGCTCCTGCATTATGCACCTTTTTTTACGATGGGTCGTATCCTCTACTTTCATCACTACTTCCCTGCAATGCTCTTCAGCAGCATGCTAACAG gACTGACGTTAGACATCCTTTTCAGAAGTGCTGACCTTCTACTCCACCCACCTTATTCTTATTGGTTCCAGCGAACTGGGCAGCTGCTGCTTCTGTTTAGTATTCTTTACAG TTTCTACCTGTTTCATCCGCTGTCCTATGGCATGACGGGTCCGCTAGCACACGAGCCGGGCAGCGCCATGGCTGGTCTGAAGTGGATGGACTCCTGGGAGTTCTAG
- the pomt2 gene encoding protein O-mannosyl-transferase 2 isoform X2, which produces MAKAECTPKWNTLALRNRKTCPTPEKSFQTTFTPVSKDKNSQTAGLLAGGDTQSSNGPSGQFVARGSIESPSKVLLMLVAGLSFSTRLYKLTEPPHVCWDETHFGKMGSYYINRTFFFDVHPPLGKFCAVLGSFLPIFAYLIVLELSNSCTAAIIAATLLIFDTGCITISQYILLDPILMFFIMAAVLSMVKFNQQRYRSFTASWWFWLVLTGINLAGALGVKFVGLFVIVLVGLNTIGDLWRLLGDMSLSLVDIAKHFLARAFALILLPLILYVTIFAVHFVVLNKSGPGDGFFSSAFQSRLIGNNLHNASMPEYLAFGSTVTIKNLRIAGGYLHSHWHLYPEGVGARQQQVTAYLHKDYNNLWVVHRQQDNNSQSGNPDLVRHGDIVRLEHKETTRNLHSHLHEAPLTKKHFQVTGYGINGTGDANDLWQMEVCGGRKGDPVKVLRSKVRFLHRATGCVLYSSGKTLPKWGWEQIEVTCSPYLKETPSSQWNIEDHINPKLPNISLSVLKPNFLEILLESHIVMFRGNSGLKPKDNEMNSKPWHWPINYQGLRFSGVNATEYRVYLLGNPVVWWINLASLGLYFTMVAVASIATQRGFSLGQQRIEHSLVLVRGGGLLMLGWLLHYAPFFTMGRILYFHHYFPAMLFSSMLTGLTLDILFRSADLLLHPPYSYWFQRTGQLLLLFSILYSFYLFHPLSYGMTGPLAHEPGSAMAGLKWMDSWEF; this is translated from the exons ATGGCAAAAGCAGAATGCACTCCAAAGTGGAACACCTTAGCACTACGGAACAGGAAAACATGTCCCACACCAGAAAAGAGCTTTCAGACCACATTCACTCCTGTGTCCAAGGACAAGAACAGTCAAACTGCTGGACTCTTAGCAGGAGGTGACACCCAGTCCTCAAACGGACCATCTGGTCAGTTTGTGGCTAGAGGAAGCATTGAATCTCCAAGCAAAGTGCTGCTGATGCTTGTGGCAGGGCTGTCTTTTTCTACACGCCTCTATAAGTTAACTGAGCCCCCTCATGTGTG CTGGGATGAGACTCACTTTGGAAAAATGGGGAGCTACTACATCAACAGGACCTTCTTCTTTGATGTCCACCCTCCTCTTGGGAAG TTTTGCGCCGTGCTGGGCTCCTTCCTCCCCATCTTTGCCTACCTTATAGTGTTGGAGCTGTCTAACTCCTGCACCGCTGCTATCATCGCTGCTACCTTGCTCATATTTG ACACTGGCTGCATCACCATCTCCCAGTACATCCTGTTAGACCCTATACTCATGTTTTTCATCATGGCAGCAGTGCTGAGTATGGTGAAATTCAACCAGCAGAGATATAG GTCCTTCACTGCCTCCTGGTGGTTTTGGCTGGTACTTACTGGTATAAACCTTGCTGGGGCTTTGGGGGTAAAGTTTGTGGGTCTGTTTGTCATCGTCCTGGTGGGACTGAACACAATCGGGGACCTATGGAGACTTCTGGGAGATATGAGCCTCTCGCTG GTCGACATTGCAAAGCACTTCCTTGCTCGGGCTTTTGCACTCATCCTGCTTCCCCTCATCCTCTATGTTACAATATTTGCTGTCCACTTTGTTGTGCTGAACAAAAG TGGACCAGGAGATGGTTTCTTCAGTTCAGCCTTTCAGTCTCGTCTAATTGGGAACAACCTACACAATGCATCTATGCCTGAGT ATCTGGCATTTGGCTCTACCGTTACAATAAAAAACCTCCGTATTGCTGGAGGTTATTTGCACTCTCATTGGCACTTATACCCAGAAGGAGTTGGCGCAAGGCAGCAGCAG GTGACAGCCTACCTCCATAAGGACTACAACAACTTGTGGGTGGTTCACAGACAACAAGATAATAATT ctcaaTCTGGCAACCCTGATCTTGTTCGCCATGGTGATATCGTTCGACTGGAGCATAAAGA gACAACACGTAACCTTCACAGTCACCTCCATGAGGCGCCTCTGACCAAGAAGCACTTCCAGGTTACAGGTTATGGCATT AATGGCACAGGGGACGCCAATGACCTGTGGCAGATGGAGGTGTGTGGAGGTCGGAAGGGTGACCCAGTAAAGGTGCTGCGCAGCAAAGTTCGCTTTCTACATCGAGCTACCGGCTGTGTGCTTTACTCCTCTGGCAAAACTCTTCCAAAGTG GGGCTGGGAACAAATAGAGGTGACCTGTAGTCCCTACTTGAAGGAGACCCCAAGCTCTCAGTGGAACATTGAGGACCATATTAATCCAAAAT TACCCAACATtagtctgtctgtgctgaagcCTAATTTTCTGGAAATCTTACTGGAGTCCCATATTGTTATGTTTAGA GGAAATAGTGGCTTAAAACCCAAAGACAATGAGATGAATTCAAAACCTTGGCACTGGCCCATCAACTACCAG GGCTTGAGGTTTTCAGGAGTAAATGCGACAGAGTACCGCGTTTACCTGCTGGGGAACCCT GTGGTGTGGTGGATAAATCTGGCCAGTTTGGGGTTGTATTTCACCATGGTGGCGGTGGCTTCCATAGCCACCCAAAGAGGTTTTTCACTGGGCCAACAAAGAATAG AGCATTCTCTTGTGCTTGTGAGAGGAGGTGGACTGCTGATGCTTGGTTGGCTCCTGCATTATGCACCTTTTTTTACGATGGGTCGTATCCTCTACTTTCATCACTACTTCCCTGCAATGCTCTTCAGCAGCATGCTAACAG gACTGACGTTAGACATCCTTTTCAGAAGTGCTGACCTTCTACTCCACCCACCTTATTCTTATTGGTTCCAGCGAACTGGGCAGCTGCTGCTTCTGTTTAGTATTCTTTACAG TTTCTACCTGTTTCATCCGCTGTCCTATGGCATGACGGGTCCGCTAGCACACGAGCCGGGCAGCGCCATGGCTGGTCTGAAGTGGATGGACTCCTGGGAGTTCTAG